Proteins found in one Candidatus Palauibacter scopulicola genomic segment:
- a CDS encoding DUF3526 domain-containing protein: MTARTVLRNEWRLLMADRPLRIALGLFALLLVYALANGVVWTRFQERTVEAAQAGNVERTQAIAQELADIEAGAEPASRFSDPRLPNVMGGGRGRQTAVLTPGPLTALTVGQSDLLPYYYDVNIYTNESSFQQNGEVESPLNLMVGRFDLAFVVIYLLPLLVLALSFNVLSEEREQGTLALTLSQPVSARGVVAAKLAFRALLAVGMVLAVSLVGLLVTGGFGAPGRILLWCAAVVAYALFWFVLAAWVNSLRRSSAWNATVLVGVWLVLVVVLPAGINIAAGLLHPLPSRVQMITAQREASNDAVNRRSELLARYLEDHPEMAEGVVADEPGLGALAWAATDAVNRRLEEVTAEHDASRAEQIALVRRYRFFSPALMAQEVLLDAAGTGDARFAGFQSQVRAFAERWRDFFVPAIVAGEQMDAGAFARAPQFRLDEEASGEVTRRAAVPLGVLGTLLILVGAGAGVGLGRVRGAD, translated from the coding sequence ATGACCGCGCGCACCGTACTCCGAAACGAGTGGCGTCTGCTCATGGCGGACCGGCCGCTCCGCATCGCGCTCGGACTCTTCGCGCTCCTGCTCGTCTACGCGCTGGCCAACGGCGTGGTCTGGACGCGCTTTCAGGAGCGCACCGTGGAGGCCGCCCAGGCCGGCAACGTCGAGCGCACGCAAGCCATCGCGCAGGAACTGGCCGACATCGAGGCCGGTGCGGAACCCGCTTCGCGCTTCTCGGACCCGCGGCTCCCGAACGTGATGGGCGGCGGGCGGGGCCGCCAGACGGCGGTCCTGACGCCGGGCCCCCTGACGGCGCTCACGGTCGGACAGAGCGACCTGCTGCCGTACTACTACGACGTCAACATCTACACGAACGAGTCGTCGTTCCAGCAGAACGGCGAGGTCGAGAGTCCCCTCAACCTGATGGTCGGGCGCTTCGACCTGGCCTTCGTGGTCATCTACCTGCTGCCGCTGCTGGTGCTGGCTCTGAGCTTCAACGTCCTCTCGGAGGAGCGCGAGCAGGGGACGCTGGCTCTGACCCTTTCGCAGCCAGTGTCGGCGCGGGGTGTCGTGGCGGCGAAGCTCGCCTTCCGCGCCCTCCTGGCGGTGGGCATGGTGCTGGCGGTCTCGCTGGTCGGGCTACTCGTGACGGGGGGCTTCGGCGCTCCCGGCCGGATCCTCCTCTGGTGCGCCGCGGTCGTCGCCTATGCGCTCTTCTGGTTCGTACTCGCGGCGTGGGTGAACAGCCTGCGGCGATCCTCCGCGTGGAACGCCACGGTGCTGGTGGGCGTGTGGCTGGTGCTGGTCGTCGTGCTCCCGGCCGGGATCAACATCGCGGCCGGACTCCTGCACCCGTTACCTTCGCGCGTGCAGATGATCACGGCTCAGCGCGAGGCGTCGAACGATGCCGTGAACCGCCGCAGCGAACTCCTCGCCCGGTACCTGGAGGACCATCCCGAGATGGCCGAGGGCGTGGTGGCCGACGAGCCCGGCCTGGGGGCGCTGGCGTGGGCCGCCACCGACGCCGTCAACCGCCGCCTGGAGGAGGTAACGGCGGAACACGATGCGAGCCGCGCGGAGCAGATCGCCCTCGTGCGCCGGTACCGTTTCTTTTCGCCGGCGCTCATGGCCCAGGAGGTGCTCCTCGACGCGGCGGGGACGGGCGACGCGCGGTTCGCCGGCTTTCAGTCGCAGGTCCGCGCCTTCGCCGAACGATGGCGGGACTTCTTCGTGCCCGCGATTGTCGCCGGCGAGCAGATGGATGCCGGCGCGTTTGCCCGCGCACCGCAGTTCCGTCTCGACGAGGAGGCGTCCGGCGAGGTCACGCGCCGCGCCGCCGTTCCCCTCGGCGTTCTGGGCACGCTCCTCATCCTGGTAGGTGCGGGCGCGGGAGTCGGACTCGGCCGCGTCCGAGGTGCGGACTAG
- a CDS encoding DUF3526 domain-containing protein, with translation MGLRNALLIARRQVGAVREDRYVVFLLGLVIALGVVAVLGARHHAASEAEQRARYQAMVETQWLEQPDRHPHRVIHYGFLVFREEAPLAFFDPGVGAWAGTSLFLEGHRQNTANFGDARHATGMLRFGRLTPASVLALLLPLFVVVAGFASVSAERERGTLRLLLAQGATPAQILAGKVLGTGAVAALAALPIGVATLVIAGSGAVGPVSAGRMAGLAGIYAAYLGGWVLVTVLASSFRASSRSALAQLIAVWVVLCVAVPRLGASVAGALHPLPSRAEFTAQVERALNEVGDSHNPDDPFFRALRDEYLARYEVASVEELPVNWGGVVSREGEAVTSRIHEEQQRDLVEGQRRQDRVLSWAGLLSPYLAARDLSMAISGTASEAVEAFRAQAEAHRYDLIQRLNDLHISEIHYENDRAQRLPREHWAEFPTFGTRPPPLGGALAGRARSLAALGLWLLLPLLGLGLARARLARVGVERATS, from the coding sequence ATGGGTCTCCGCAACGCGCTGCTCATCGCCCGCCGGCAGGTGGGGGCAGTCCGCGAGGATCGGTACGTGGTCTTCCTGCTGGGGCTTGTCATCGCCCTCGGCGTGGTCGCGGTCCTCGGCGCCCGGCATCACGCCGCGAGCGAGGCGGAACAGCGCGCCCGCTACCAGGCGATGGTCGAGACCCAGTGGCTGGAGCAGCCGGACCGTCACCCGCACCGGGTCATCCACTACGGGTTTCTCGTCTTTCGGGAGGAGGCGCCGCTCGCCTTCTTCGACCCGGGGGTCGGCGCCTGGGCGGGGACCTCGCTCTTTCTGGAGGGTCACCGGCAGAACACGGCCAACTTCGGTGATGCTCGTCACGCGACCGGGATGCTGCGCTTTGGCCGCCTCACGCCGGCGAGCGTTCTGGCTCTCCTCCTGCCGCTGTTCGTCGTCGTCGCGGGCTTCGCCTCCGTGAGCGCGGAGCGAGAGCGGGGCACGCTTCGGCTCCTCCTCGCCCAGGGGGCGACGCCCGCCCAGATCCTCGCGGGCAAGGTGCTGGGCACGGGGGCAGTGGCGGCCCTCGCGGCCCTTCCCATCGGTGTCGCCACTCTGGTCATCGCCGGGTCCGGGGCGGTGGGCCCTGTCTCCGCCGGGCGCATGGCCGGATTGGCGGGCATCTACGCCGCCTATCTCGGGGGATGGGTCCTGGTCACCGTCCTCGCGTCCTCCTTCCGGGCCTCCTCGCGGAGCGCCCTCGCGCAGTTGATCGCGGTATGGGTCGTCCTCTGCGTCGCCGTGCCGCGCCTCGGGGCCTCCGTCGCCGGGGCGCTGCATCCGCTGCCCTCCCGCGCCGAGTTCACCGCCCAGGTGGAACGCGCGTTGAACGAGGTGGGCGACAGCCACAATCCCGACGATCCCTTCTTCCGCGCGCTGCGGGACGAGTACCTGGCCCGCTACGAGGTGGCGTCGGTCGAGGAACTTCCCGTGAACTGGGGCGGCGTGGTGAGCCGCGAAGGGGAGGCCGTCACGAGTCGGATCCACGAGGAGCAGCAGCGGGACCTCGTCGAAGGCCAGCGCCGTCAGGACCGCGTCCTGTCGTGGGCGGGGTTGCTCTCCCCCTATCTCGCGGCGCGGGACCTCTCCATGGCGATATCCGGGACCGCGTCCGAGGCGGTGGAGGCCTTCCGGGCGCAGGCGGAAGCTCACCGGTATGACCTCATACAGCGCCTCAACGATCTCCACATCAGCGAGATCCACTACGAGAACGACCGCGCCCAGCGCCTGCCGCGCGAGCATTGGGCGGAATTCCCGACCTTCGGGACGCGGCCGCCCCCGCTCGGAGGGGCGCTCGCCGGTCGCGCGCGCTCTCTGGCCGCGCTAGGCCTGTGGCTCCTCCTTCCGCTCCTGGGCCTCGGCCTGGCACGGGCGCGGCTGGCGCGCGTCGGGGTGGAGCGGGCCACCTCGTGA
- a CDS encoding ABC transporter ATP-binding protein, whose amino-acid sequence MQTAESGAGQPPLLEARGLSKRYGPTQALDSLDLAIEPGEVYCLLGPNGAGKTTTINLFLGFVPPSGGQALVSGMDVSTHDRETKHRLAYIPEQVMLYRNLSGLENLEYFAALGGKGSLGRERLADILVEAGLERDAVDRRVSEYSKGMRQKVGIAIAMAKEADALLLDEPTSGLDPKASNEFSALIERLRHGGVGVLMATHDLFRAKETGTRVGIMRYGSLVTEMSTDEIGHADLERIYLEHMHD is encoded by the coding sequence ATGCAGACCGCCGAATCGGGAGCGGGACAACCGCCCCTTCTCGAGGCCCGCGGGCTCAGCAAGCGCTATGGCCCCACGCAGGCCCTCGATTCCCTCGACCTGGCCATCGAGCCGGGAGAGGTCTACTGCCTCCTCGGCCCGAACGGGGCGGGGAAGACCACGACGATCAACCTCTTCCTCGGTTTCGTGCCGCCGTCCGGGGGTCAGGCCCTCGTGTCCGGGATGGACGTGTCCACCCACGACCGGGAGACGAAGCACCGGCTCGCCTACATCCCGGAACAGGTGATGCTGTACCGCAACCTCAGCGGGCTGGAGAACCTCGAGTACTTCGCCGCCCTGGGCGGGAAGGGGTCGCTGGGGCGGGAACGCCTCGCGGACATCCTCGTCGAAGCCGGGCTGGAGCGCGACGCGGTCGACCGCCGCGTGTCCGAGTACTCCAAGGGCATGCGGCAGAAGGTCGGCATCGCGATCGCGATGGCCAAGGAAGCCGACGCCCTCCTGCTCGATGAGCCGACGTCCGGTCTGGATCCCAAGGCCTCCAACGAGTTCTCGGCGCTGATCGAGCGGCTCAGGCACGGCGGCGTCGGGGTCCTCATGGCGACCCACGATCTGTTTCGCGCCAAGGAGACGGGGACGCGCGTGGGCATCATGCGCTACGGAAGCCTCGTCACGGAGATGAGCACGGACGAGATCGGCCACGCGGATCTCGAGCGCATCTACCTGGAACACATGCACGATTAG
- a CDS encoding DUF3526 domain-containing protein, whose amino-acid sequence MRARLRLLRLDILRLTRSTGVAVAVVLLLAIGVYAAWRGGRNVEAAASSAVAAETAYRDQLAYLLSTYPPATEAGEVLYYLAFPAPQPSLPLAGLARGRTEVETASLRIRLLALEGQLYEHETVNPRLAAAGDLDLAFLLIALLPLFIIALTYDLVSSEREGGTWNLVRLFTRPRRLLALKLGSRAFLVAAVVAVPVALAAALAGVRLDARAGWAVALIALHTAFWFALCLGVASGRRSSTANAMILVGTWVALTLLAPAALSLANAILHPVPEALELTVRQRQGYHEAWDMTKDETMQGFFEDYPEWSDRTVPEDVFTWGWYYAMNHRGDRAAREASGAYRDVLRERERWARRWSTLVPPLAAQLALDRLAASDLSAQLAYQDAVRRHHERLKTYFYPHFFAATPIDAVNWDGVPVFEPAEIEESATRAGVPAAAALVLASILVLAAGARLSGPRAD is encoded by the coding sequence GTGAGGGCGCGGCTCCGGCTGCTCCGACTGGACATCCTCCGGCTGACGCGCTCCACCGGCGTCGCCGTCGCCGTCGTCCTGCTCCTGGCGATCGGGGTCTACGCGGCGTGGCGCGGCGGCCGCAACGTCGAAGCGGCGGCATCCTCCGCGGTCGCCGCGGAGACCGCCTACCGCGACCAGCTGGCCTACCTCCTCTCCACCTACCCTCCCGCGACGGAAGCGGGGGAGGTGCTCTACTACCTGGCCTTCCCGGCCCCGCAGCCGTCCCTGCCTCTCGCGGGGCTCGCCCGGGGCCGGACGGAGGTCGAGACGGCCAGCCTGCGAATCCGGCTCCTGGCGCTCGAGGGGCAACTCTACGAACACGAGACGGTGAACCCGCGCCTCGCCGCGGCGGGCGACCTCGACCTCGCCTTCCTGCTCATCGCGCTCCTTCCCCTCTTCATCATCGCCCTCACCTACGACCTCGTCTCCAGCGAGCGGGAGGGGGGTACCTGGAACCTCGTCCGCCTCTTCACCCGGCCGCGGCGGCTGCTCGCACTCAAGCTCGGCTCGCGCGCCTTTCTCGTCGCCGCCGTGGTGGCGGTGCCGGTTGCGCTCGCGGCGGCGCTGGCGGGTGTCCGCCTCGACGCCCGGGCCGGTTGGGCGGTCGCCCTCATCGCGCTGCACACCGCCTTCTGGTTCGCGCTCTGCCTCGGCGTCGCGTCCGGGCGCCGGTCCTCCACCGCCAACGCCATGATCCTGGTCGGGACGTGGGTCGCGCTCACCCTCCTGGCGCCCGCCGCGCTCAGCCTCGCGAACGCGATCCTCCATCCCGTCCCGGAGGCGCTGGAACTCACCGTGCGCCAGCGCCAGGGATATCACGAGGCCTGGGACATGACCAAGGACGAGACGATGCAGGGCTTCTTCGAGGACTACCCGGAGTGGAGCGACCGGACGGTCCCGGAGGACGTCTTCACTTGGGGCTGGTACTACGCCATGAACCACCGGGGCGACCGGGCCGCGCGCGAGGCGTCGGGCGCCTACCGCGACGTGCTGCGGGAACGGGAACGGTGGGCGCGGCGCTGGTCCACGCTCGTGCCGCCGCTCGCGGCCCAGCTCGCCCTCGACCGCCTCGCGGCCTCCGATCTGTCCGCGCAACTCGCGTACCAGGACGCCGTCCGCCGACACCACGAGCGGTTGAAGACCTACTTCTACCCGCACTTCTTCGCCGCCACGCCGATCGACGCGGTGAACTGGGACGGGGTGCCCGTCTTCGAGCCGGCCGAAATAGAGGAAAGCGCGACGCGGGCCGGCGTCCCGGCGGCGGCCGCCCTGGTCCTGGCCTCGATCCTCGTCCTCGCCGCGGGAGCGCGGCTCTCCGGTCCGCGCGCCGACTGA
- a CDS encoding serine hydrolase domain-containing protein: MMNAAPRFDPPLAVLGSCLVLACGTAPDSAADPAAGSQLSLAPEATAALVEAFQAELDAAWAQAQETDENFPGATAAFILPDGRVFGFATGLSDVDDEIPMTPDMRMGSGSIGKTYVAAVALQLAMNGELDLDAPVATWLGDEEWFSRVPNHADLTMRNLLNHTAGMIQPYFEDPDFAVRLGEVFRDPDAYMTPEEFIAETVLDAEPLFPAGGGYHYSDVHYTLAGLAVEAATGRAYYDLLDEFFLDPLGLDLTLAADRRDLPGLAQGYAHASSRLYGTPLEVVVDGRFILHPLQEWTGGGLVNNPQAMVRWAKLLYEGEAISGDDLPQLLEVGFPADSTRPHLGYGLAVSVAESEHGLTYGHGGFWPGYNSLLAYYPGHGVAVSIQVNSDESRMRDHMPELAGVVLQALAAAGG; this comes from the coding sequence ATGATGAACGCTGCCCCACGCTTTGATCCACCCCTCGCCGTCCTGGGGAGTTGCCTCGTTCTGGCCTGCGGCACTGCGCCGGATTCGGCTGCCGATCCGGCGGCCGGGTCTCAGCTTTCTCTGGCTCCGGAAGCGACCGCGGCGCTCGTCGAGGCGTTTCAGGCGGAACTCGACGCGGCGTGGGCGCAGGCCCAGGAGACGGACGAGAACTTCCCGGGCGCGACGGCAGCCTTCATCCTCCCGGATGGGCGCGTGTTCGGCTTCGCGACCGGCCTGTCGGACGTCGATGACGAGATCCCGATGACGCCGGACATGCGCATGGGCTCCGGCAGCATCGGGAAGACCTACGTCGCGGCGGTCGCCCTGCAGCTGGCCATGAACGGAGAGCTGGATCTCGACGCGCCGGTCGCGACCTGGCTCGGCGACGAGGAGTGGTTCTCCCGCGTCCCCAATCACGCGGACCTCACGATGCGCAACCTCCTGAACCACACGGCCGGCATGATCCAGCCGTACTTCGAGGATCCCGATTTCGCCGTGCGGCTGGGCGAGGTGTTCCGCGACCCCGACGCCTACATGACCCCGGAGGAGTTCATCGCCGAGACGGTGCTGGACGCCGAGCCGCTCTTCCCCGCCGGCGGGGGCTACCACTACAGCGACGTGCACTACACGCTGGCGGGCCTCGCCGTCGAGGCGGCGACGGGCCGCGCCTACTACGACCTCCTCGATGAGTTCTTCCTCGACCCGCTTGGCCTCGATCTCACGCTTGCGGCCGACCGGCGCGACCTGCCCGGACTCGCGCAGGGCTATGCGCACGCGAGCTCACGGCTCTACGGCACGCCGCTCGAGGTGGTGGTGGACGGCCGGTTCATCCTCCATCCGCTGCAGGAGTGGACGGGGGGCGGTCTCGTGAACAACCCGCAGGCGATGGTGCGCTGGGCGAAGCTCCTGTACGAGGGCGAGGCGATCTCGGGGGACGACCTTCCGCAGTTGCTCGAAGTCGGGTTCCCGGCCGACAGCACCAGGCCGCACCTGGGGTACGGGCTCGCGGTATCCGTCGCCGAGAGCGAGCACGGGCTGACGTACGGCCACGGGGGCTTCTGGCCCGGCTACAACTCGCTCCTCGCGTACTACCCGGGCCACGGCGTGGCGGTCTCGATCCAGGTCAACTCCGACGAATCGCGGATGCGCGACCACATGCCGGAGCTGGCCGGCGTCGTGCTGCAAGCGCTGGCGGCTGCCGGGGGCTGA
- a CDS encoding ABC transporter permease subunit gives MAGHSIRHIIRKEFTDVLRDGRFRWCSILVGALLLVSLGHGWVQARGAQREHAAAQATARDHWESQGEKNPHSAAHYGIYAFKPRLALSFVDEGVDPYTGTSVWLEAHRQNDFLLRPAQDATSAQRVGALTAAQVLQHLVPLLIILLTFGALAGERERGTLRQLLATGVGRRDLALGKAIGIAGALALLLVPAAAVGAAALVVGSPGPAASPVARAAVLSVVYLGYFAAFLALSLAVSAWARSTRTALVILLGVWVVNGLVAPRVAVDLSKWMHPTPSALEFAQTVEREMATGTEDIPRPDNEALTESLLAEYAVERVEDLPINQSGVLLQASEEFGNRIFDRNYGALWDTFERQGAVHEMVAVGAPLLAVRALSMGLAGTDVEQHRHFATAAETYRRDLMRSMNGDLTENSLSGDFSYQAGAELWESTPPLRYDAPTLAWVLGNRILSLIVLGGWLVGTILIAAARVRRAEVA, from the coding sequence ATGGCCGGGCACAGCATCCGACACATCATCCGCAAGGAATTCACAGACGTACTTCGGGACGGCCGTTTCCGCTGGTGCTCCATCCTGGTGGGAGCACTGCTGCTCGTCTCCCTGGGCCACGGGTGGGTCCAGGCGCGGGGGGCGCAGCGGGAGCACGCGGCCGCGCAGGCGACGGCCCGCGACCACTGGGAGTCGCAGGGCGAGAAGAACCCCCATTCTGCGGCCCACTACGGCATCTATGCGTTCAAGCCACGCCTCGCCCTATCCTTCGTGGACGAGGGCGTAGACCCCTACACCGGGACATCGGTGTGGCTCGAGGCGCACCGGCAGAACGATTTCCTGCTGCGCCCCGCGCAGGACGCGACGTCGGCCCAGCGCGTCGGGGCTCTCACGGCGGCGCAGGTGCTGCAGCACCTCGTGCCCCTGCTGATCATCCTGCTCACCTTCGGCGCGCTCGCCGGCGAGCGGGAACGGGGCACGCTTCGCCAACTGCTCGCGACCGGGGTCGGGCGGCGCGATCTGGCGCTCGGCAAGGCAATCGGCATCGCCGGTGCGCTGGCGCTGCTGCTCGTGCCGGCGGCGGCGGTGGGAGCGGCGGCCCTCGTCGTCGGGAGCCCCGGTCCGGCGGCATCCCCCGTGGCCCGGGCCGCGGTCCTTTCCGTCGTCTACCTCGGCTACTTCGCGGCCTTCCTCGCGCTCTCGCTGGCCGTCTCCGCCTGGGCCCGCTCGACGCGCACCGCGCTCGTGATCCTGCTTGGCGTGTGGGTGGTGAACGGGCTCGTGGCGCCGCGGGTGGCGGTGGACCTGTCGAAGTGGATGCACCCCACGCCTTCCGCCCTCGAGTTCGCTCAGACGGTGGAACGGGAGATGGCCACCGGCACGGAGGACATCCCTCGCCCGGACAACGAAGCGCTGACCGAGAGCCTGCTGGCGGAGTACGCAGTCGAGCGGGTAGAAGACCTGCCGATCAACCAGTCGGGCGTGCTGCTCCAGGCGAGCGAGGAGTTCGGCAACCGGATCTTCGACCGCAACTACGGCGCGCTCTGGGACACGTTCGAACGCCAGGGGGCCGTCCACGAGATGGTCGCGGTGGGGGCGCCGCTGCTCGCGGTGCGCGCGCTCTCCATGGGACTGGCCGGAACCGATGTCGAGCAGCACCGGCACTTCGCGACCGCCGCGGAGACGTACCGCAGGGACCTGATGCGGAGCATGAACGGCGACCTCACGGAGAACTCCCTCTCCGGCGATTTCTCCTACCAGGCCGGCGCCGAACTCTGGGAGTCCACGCCGCCGCTGCGGTACGACGCCCCGACCCTGGCCTGGGTGCTCGGCAACCGGATCCTGTCCCTCATCGTTCTGGGGGGCTGGCTCGTGGGGACGATCCTGATCGCCGCGGCGCGCGTACGGCGCGCGGAGGTGGCGTAG